One Clupea harengus chromosome 12, Ch_v2.0.2, whole genome shotgun sequence DNA segment encodes these proteins:
- the LOC116222894 gene encoding ribosome biogenesis protein NSA2 homolog: MIKQKRKEKAGKWEVPLPKVRAQGEMEVLKVVRTGKRQKKAWKRMVTKVTFVGDGFTRKPPKYERFIRPRVLRFKKCHVTHPELKATFCLPILGVKKNPSSPLYTTLGVITKGTVVEVNVSELGLVTQGGKVIWGKYAQVTNNPENDGCINAVLLV, translated from the exons ATGATTAaacagaagaggaaggagaaagcT GGTAAATGGGAGGTGCCACTGCCAAAGGTGCGGGCACAAGGGGAGATGGAGGTTCTGAAGGTGGTGCGGACAGGCAAACGACAGAAGAAGGCCTGGAAGCGGATGGTGACCAAAGTCACCTTTGTTGGAGACGGCTTCACACGGAAACCCCCCAAATATGAGCGCTTCATCCGGCCC AGGGTTCTTCGTTTTAAAAAATGTCACGTGACGCACCCAGAGCTTAAGGCCACATTCTGTCTGCCTATCCTTGGCGTGAAGAAGAACCCCTCCTCGCCCCTTTACACAACACTAGGGGTCATCACAAAGGGAACAGTCGTTGAAGTCAACGTCAGTGAGCTGGGCCTTGTCACACAAGGAGGAAAGGTCATCTGGG GTAAATATGCCCAGGTAACGAACAACCCAGAGAATGATGGCTGCATCAACGCTGTGCTGTTGGTCTAA
- the LOC116222980 gene encoding proline-rich protein 36-like translates to MKEPGPLSKEVQERVDWKKWKEGRKEEKRRRKEEKLITQMEKQKMKELKEKKAQAEKEEKSNGRSYTLSVALPGSVLDNAQSPELRTYLAGQIARACTVFCVDEIVVFEEQGEDVKNTEGEYKGVGKKGRACVQLARILQYLECPQYLRKAFFPKHQDLQFAGLLNPLDSPHHMRMDEGAEFREGLVLDRPCKAEKGSYVDCGMRKEVRIDKQLQPGLRVTVKLHKDQESGSKCYKGLVVAPHVPRTEKGLYWGYTVRLASCLSGVFTECPFKEGYDITIGTSEKGNNADNVTISPFRHMLVVFGGLSGLEASVETDDNLDVSDPSSLFNLYLNTCPSQEVGWCHHHPRCSRHAAGNLEQPPDDQETLFLTGTVGMGGDRAQSGLHRPGSRRLCDSPATTLWAPNNTANLSGNILLAPAAPPLAMPLATASAEVIQPPEDGPLDLQLSNRPPLPSENLENPPDHSLLSSAPQASLGYASLLVSTPPAEALNQSVLIAPPSSNYSVIPPQNLAHASHQNSFAEMPPPSPLAANQTLFFPQAPKCFTPSSNQSPLNLAPETKEAAKPLPLLTNTQSLRGDSLSTPPANSQPLPSSSAANQIQPSNYELLDFSMHQSVSSNQAPAPPLPQLANPAAQVGNAPGSGFYLQVTKDAQQGTQGEGDATATPERAHLPSVPTGVAQPSAAASAQQPLPRTSSATAMPSAVPAVVPVAVPTPLPEPYPVMPPPAMPPPSMLPPSMYPPPAVAAPLEALFPCPIPNPNPHPTATLPVLHRWREEFHPMGLPFLLQGPAPQGTMAPATQSITTAEHHTCQPIRCRTPEPSHINRMTHIAGLTRGTIGMRPRGNLKDPAPAQASTQRGRTPADRAMKTTSPRSYCPR, encoded by the exons ATGAAGGAACCAGGGCCACTTTCGAAAGAG GTCCAAGAACGAGTGGACTGGAAGAAATGGAAAGAGGGAC GGAAGGAGGAGAAGCGCAGAAGGAAGGAGGAAAAATTGATTACACAGATGGAGAAACAGAAGATGAAGGAATTGAAGGAAAAAAAGGCTCAGgcagagaaggaagaaaagagtAATG GTCGCTCATATACATTGAGTGTGGCACTGCCGGGGTCCGTCCTGGATAATGCACAGTCACCTGAGCTGCGCACGTACCTAGCAGGGCAGATCGCTCGTGCCTGTACCGTCTTCTGTGTTGATGAAATAGTTGTGTTTGAGGAACAAGGAGAGGACGTGAA AAACACTGAGGGGGAGTACAAGGGTGTTGGGAAGAAGGGACGAGCATGTGTCCAGCTCGCACGCATTCTCCAATACTTGGAGTGTCCACA GTACCTGAGGAAAGCATTTTTCCCTAAACATCAGGATCTACAGTTTGCAG gtcTCTTGAACCCTTTGGATAGTCCTCATCACATGCGTATGGATGAGGGGGCGGAGTTTCGGGAAGGACTGGTTCTTGATAGGCCTTGCAAGGCGGAAAAGGGCTCCTATGTGGACTGTGGCatgagaaag GAGGTTCGGATTGACAAGCAGCTTCAGCCAGGGTTAAGAGTAACAGTGAAACTCCACAAGGATCAGGAATCGG GTTCTAAATGCTATAAGGGTCTAGTGGTGGCTCCCCATGTTCCTCGCACAGAAAAAGGGCTGTATTGGGGTTATACTGTCCGACTTGCTTCCTGTCTCA GTGGTGTATTTACTGAATGTCCTTTTAAGGAAGGCTATGACATCACTATTGGAACCTCTGAAAAAGGAAACAATGCAGACAACGTTACAATATCCCCATTCAG GCATATGCTTGTGGTGTTTGGTGGGTTGTCAGGTCTGGAAGCTAGTGTCGAAACTGATGATAACCTGGACGTTTCTGACCCAAGTTCTTTGTTCAACTTGTACCTCAACACTTGCCCCTCACAGG AGGTCGGGTGgtgccaccaccacccccgcTGCAGCCGACATGCTGCCGGCAACCTTGAGCAACCGCCGGACGACCAAGAGACCCTGTTCCTGACCGGGACAGTGGGTATGGGCGGGGATCGTGCCCAGTCAGGGTTGCACAGACCGGGATCAAGGCGCTTGTGCGACAGCCCCGCCACCACGCTCTGGGCCCCCAACAACACGGCCAACCTCAGCGGAAACATTCTGCTGGCCCCCGCGGCCCCTCCCCTGGCCATGCCCCTGGCGACGGCCTCTGCTGAGGTCATCCAGCCCCCCGAGGACGGGCCCCTAGACCTGCAGCTCAGCAACAGGCCGCCCTTGCCCTCTGAGAACCTGGAGAACCCACCCGACCACAGCCTTCTAAGCTCCGCTCCTCAGGCAAGTCTGGGTTACGCCTCCCTGCTGGTGTCGACGCCCCCTGCCGAGGCGCTGAACCAGTCTGTGCTGATTGCGCCTCCCTCCTCCAATTACAGTGTGATTCCACCTCAGAACCTTGCCCATGCATCGCACCAGAACAGCTTTGCAGAAATGCCTCCGCCG TCGCCCCTTGCAGCCAATCAGACGCTGTTTTTCCCTCAAGCGCCCAAATGCTTTACCCCTTCTTCCAATCAAAGTCCACTCAACTTGGCGCCGGAGACCAAGGAAGCTGCCAAGCCCCTCCCTCTGCTCACCAACACCCAATCACTTCGAGGGGACAGTCTGTCCACGCCGCCGGCTAATTCCCAACCTTTACCTTCTTCCtctgcagccaatcagatccagCCTTCAAATTATGAGCTCCTTGATTTCTCTATGCACCAATCTGTAAGCTCCAATCAGGCGCCGGCTCCGCCTCTGCCGCAGCTGGCCAATCCAGCAGCGCAGGTGGGTAATGCTCCCGGTTCCGGTTTCTACCTGCAGGTAACCAAAGATGCCCAGCAGGGTACGCAAGGAGAGGGCGACGCTACCGCCACACCGGAGCGCGCCCATCTACCGAGCGTGCCCACGGGTGTTGCCCAGCCATCCGCCGCAGCCTCCGCTCAGCAGCCCCTCCCACGGACATCCTCAGCCACAGCCATGCCCTCAGCAGTGCCCGCAGTGGTGCCAGTGGCCgtgcccacccctctccctgAACCTTACCCTGTCATGCCTCCTCCAGCCATGCCTCCTCCCTCTATGCTTCCTCCTTCTATGtatcctcctcctgctgttgcTGCCCCCCTGGAGGCCCTCTTCCCCTGCCCcatccccaaccccaaccctcaCCCCACGGCGACCCTGCCCGTCCTCCATCGGTGGCGGGAGGAGTTCCACCCTATGGggctccccttcctcctccaggGCCCGGCCCCGCAGGGTACTATGGCGCCGGCTACCCAGAGTATTACGACGGCAGAGCACCATACATGCCAACCTATCCGGTGCAGGACCCCCGAGCCCAGCCATATCAACAG GATGACCCATATCGCAGGGCTGACCCGCGGTACAATCGGTATGAGGCCGAGAGGCAACCTGAAAGACCCAGCTCCCGCTCAAGCCAGTACTCAGAGAGGTCGCactccag CCGACAGGGCTATGAAGACTACCAGCCCCCGCTCGTACTGCCCAAGATGA
- the LOC122133360 gene encoding protein transport protein Sec16A-like: MSFEEDYRRQRDPYADEFDRRSVGSERSSHSVHSHSEHTHSRRNSFSSHSQQSQVYRSQPDLVAAAYDPTASGLPLDYSSYSQYPTQQEYTDTNSWPAVEQPPPRPLTPEKFCVPHRCARFGAAGQLIIVQPNMPSAGQPALIEVHNMETLMQDSQEQTELRSFPGPLIKEETHKVDVIKFAQNKALECMRSDDLVDKYSACLIWEFIVLMCRQNGTVVGTDIADLLLREHRSSWLPGKSPNEANLIDFNNEALEQPEEAEQGAMSLISDTFMSVPDNIGKETERFRELLLFGRKKEALEAAMKNGLWGHALLLASKMDSRTHARVMTRFANSLPINDPLQTVYQLMSGRMPAAATCCGEEKWGDWRPHLAMVLSNLTHTVDLDMRTIATMGDTLASKGLVDAAHFCYLMAQVGLGVFTKKSTKMVLIGSNHSLPYERFCTSEAIQRTEAYEYAQSLGSQPLSLPNFQVFKFIYACRLAESGLCAQAFHYCEVISRALLTQSHYHSVEFIGQLIEMSARLRFYDPQLKEKPEQELFLEPNWLLHLRELDREIQGGEVTFRDRGTPQLYPCSSPSSEEPPTRPTLHLTPDSSNPPDGHSHAGAPLPGVQLMPPAPQTFLQDGAPAVGQSPDAGGFYQTLPKPAVSTFSHAYQPDSNSPMPQHTGPPLMNSDMPGHMTPQIPGQVPGQMPPPMPGQMAPPMPGHMPGQMPGQLPPQMHGQMPPPMPGQMPGQMPPPMPGQMPGQMPGQMPSPMPGQMPGQMPGQIPGQMPGQMPGQMPGQIPPYMPGQMPGQMPGQMPPHMPGQMPGQMPLSMPGQMPPPMPGGDAPPSPQMLPPQPPQMDFYDQMAHLVRRL, encoded by the exons ATGAGCTTTGAAGAGGACTACCGGCGGCAGCGCGACCCCTACGCCGACGAGTTTGACCGTCGGAGCGTAGGCAGCGAGCGCTCCTCACACAGCGTGCACTCCCACAGCGAGCACACCCACAGCCGCCGAAACAGCTTCAGCTCACACtcgcagcag AGTCAGGTGTACAGGAGCCAACCTGACCTGGTTGCCGCGGCCTACGACCCAACAGCGTCAGGCTTGCCCCTGGACTACTCCAGCTACAGTCAGTATCCCACGCAGCAGGAGTACACCGACACAAACAGCTGGCCAGCCGTGGAGCAAC CACCCCCACGACCTCTGACACCAGAGAAGTTCTGTGTCCCCCATCGCTGCGCGCGGTTTGGTGCCGCCGGTCAGCTGATCATCGTCCAGCCCAACATGCCTTCCGCTGGGCAGCCGGCCCTTATTGAAGTGCACAACATGGAG ACGCTGATGCAGGACTCTCAGGAGCAGACAGAATTGCGTTCATTCCCTGGACCTCTGATCAA gGAGGAGACGCATAAAGTAGATGTTATCAAGTTTGCCCAGAATAAGGCCCTGGAGTGCATGCGCAGTGATGACCTTGTTGACAAATATTCCGCCTGCCTTATCTGGGAGTTCATTGTCTTGATGTGCCGACAAAATGGG ACGGTTGTCGGCACAGACATCGCCGACCTCCTGCTCCGTGAGCACCGCTCCTCGTGGCTGCCGGGGAAATCTCCGAACGAGGCGAACCTCATCGACTTCAACAACGAGGCTCTGGAGCAGCCCGAGGAGGCGGAGCAGGGGGCCATGTCACTCATATCAGACACCTTCATGAGCGTGCCCGACAACATCGGCAAGGAGACGGAGCGCTTTCGCGAGCTGCTGCTGTTCGGACGCAAAAAG gaagcTCTGGAGGCAGCCATGAAGAACGGTCTGTGGGGTCACGCTCTGCTGTTGGCTAGTAAGATGGACAGCAGGACACATGCCAGAGTCATGACcag GTTTGCCAATAGCTTGCCCATCAATGACCCTCTGCAGACTGTTTACCAGCTCATGTCTGGGAGGATGCCAGCTGCTgctaca tGTTGCGGTGAAGAGAAGTGGGGTGATTGGCGCCCCCACCTGGCCATGGTGTTGTCTaacctcactcacacagtggACCTGGACATGCGCACCATCGCCACCATGGGCGACACCCTGG ctTCCAAGGGCCTGGTGGATGCAGCTCACTTCTGTTACCTGATGGCTCAGGTGGGGCTGGGCGTGTTCACCAAGAAGAGCACCAAGATGGTGCTGATCGGCTCCAACCACAG CTTGCCGTATGAGAGGTTCTGCACGTCCGAGGCCATCCAGCGCACGGAGGCGTATGAGTATGCCCAGTCTCTGGgctctcagcctctcagcctGCCCAACTTCCAG gtgttcaaattcatcTACGCGTGTCGCCTTGCTGAGAGTGGGCTCTGTGCCCAGGCCTTCCATTACTGCGAGGTCATCAGCCGAGCTCTGCTGACACAGTCACACTACCACTCGGTGGAGTTCATCGGCCAGCTcatagag ATGTCTGCCCGGCTGCGGTTCTATGACCCCCAACTGAAGGAGAAGCCAGAGCAGGAGCTCTTCTTGGAGCCCAACTGGCTACTGCACCTCCGGGAGCTGGACAGAGAGATCCAG GGAGGGGAGGTCACTTTTAGGGACAGGGGGACGCCCCAGCTCTacccctgctcctctcccagCTCAGAAGAGCCCCCCACCCGCCCAACCCTCCACCTCACCCCCGACTCCTCCAACCCTCCTGATGGCCACTCTCATGCCGGGGCTCCACTGCCTGGTGTCCAGCTCATGCCAccag CCCCACAAACCTTTCTGCAGGATGGAGCTCCAGCCGTCGGCCAGAGCCCAGATGCTGGGGGCTTCTATCAGACTCTGCCCAAGCCGGCGGTGTCCACATTCTCCCACGCCTACCAGCCAGACAGCAACTCACCTATGCCCCAACACACTGGACCCCCACTAATGAACTCAGACATGCCTGGGCATATGACTCCTCAGATACCTGGTCAAGTACCTGGTCAGATGCCCCCACCCATGCCGGGGCAGATGGCTCCTCCGATGCCAGGACACATGCCAGGTCAAATGCCAGGGCAACTTCCCCCTCAGATGCATGGGCAGATGCCCCCACCCATGCCGGGGCAGATGCCAGGGCAGATGCCCCCACCCATGCCGGGGCAAATGCCAGGGCAAATGCCAGGCCAGATGCCCTCACCCATGCCTGGGCAAATGCCGGGGCAAATGCCAGGGCAAATACCAGGCCAGATGCCTGGGCAAATGCCGGGGCAAATGCCAGGGCAGATTCCTCCATATATGCCGGGGCAAATGCCGGGGCAAATGCCGGGGCAAATGCCTCCACATATGCCCGGGCAAATGCCAGGGCAGATGCCACTTTCCATGCCCGGTCAGATGCCTCCACCGATGCCTGGAGGAGATGCCCCACCCTCTCCCCAGATGCTCCCTCCGCAGCCCCCTCAGATGGACTTCTACGACCAGATGGCTCACCTGGTACGGAGACTGTAG
- the LOC122133361 gene encoding protein transport protein Sec16A-like, with amino-acid sequence MCEVNVALGPGRRSRTTSESSNHSSDVSGAAQSSIRAPHHHPPSQRPRPHRNAPKKSKKESPKKGGGGGWFTWLTSKKTEAHLPDDKHKAIVWDEKKQRWVNQDEPEEEYKPPPPPPSSFPKMAPAHGPMPGAGPGAGPPVNMFSRRAVRVTLS; translated from the exons atgtgtgaggTGAATGTTGCACTG GGGCCAGGGCGTCGCTCTCGGACGACGTCGGAATCGTCTAACCACTCGTCGGACGTGAGCGGAGCAGCTCAATCGTCAATCAGggctccccaccaccaccccccatcccAGAGGCCCCGCCCACACAGGAACGCTCCCAAGAAATCCAAGAAAGAGTCACCCAAAAAG GGTGGCGGCGGTGGATGGTTCACTTGGCTTACCTCAAAGAAGACCGAAGCCCACCTCCCTGACGACAAACACAAAGCT ATCGTTTGGGACGAAAAGAAGCAGAGATGGGTGAACCAAGATGAGCCagaagaggag TAtaagccccctcccccacccccatccagtTTCCCCAAGATGGCTCCAGCGCATGGGCCAATGCCTGGAGCGGGGCCGGGTGCCGGGCCGCCTGTTAACATGTTCTCCAGGAGAGCTGTGAGGGTCACACTTTCATGA
- the LOC122133345 gene encoding protein transport protein Sec16A-like → MPAPADLFAPLAPMPILFTPNAAEEQQPAEGNTAEGVNQSQPQMFNPTLLPQCPEGTQSGELSRSSSMSSLSREVSHHLNQAPPTGGVTFYNPAQFAQAAPVPMRVGRLGGQREYPTLK, encoded by the exons ATGCCTGCACCTGCTGACCTGTTCGCTCCACTGGCCCCCATGCCCATCCTCTTCACCCCCAAtgcag CAGAAGAGCAACAGCCAGCAGAGGGGAACACAGCTGAAGGTGTAAACCAGAGTCAGcctcag ATGTTTAATCCCACTCTACTGCCTCAGTGTCCAGAGGGAACTCAGTCTGGAGAG CTGTCCAGATCTAGTTCAATGAGTTCTTTATCACGCGAAGTGAGTCATCACTTAAATCAG GCCCCACCGACTGGAGGCGTAACCTTCTATAACCCCGCCCAATTTGCACAG GCGGCTCCGGTGCCCATGCGTGTTGGACGGCTGGGCGGACAGAGAGAGTACCCCACGCTCAAGTGA
- the LOC105911096 gene encoding uncharacterized protein LOC105911096 encodes MKAEEDLDELGDKLYSLIFSKHGEIAGKLTGMLLELPDTVIKQMLQDESVLNDGISRALQSLSPESQVVCEAEEASASSDSLGERLYDLIDLHNTGHTDKITGMLLEQKKEVTLQLLSDPELLEKKINIALKTLLEQGELEANMTESSDSEVESVGEKLFDLVKQIDPTHSADITGMLLEMDSESLNQILKDRSMLEVAVQRAQSALAAHTHTHSSE; translated from the exons ATGAAGGCGGAGGAAGATCTGGATGAACTTGGAGATAAACTCTACAGCCTAATATTTTCTAAACATGGAGAAATTGCGGGCAAACTGACAG GGATGCTGCTAGAGCTGCCAGACACAGTTATCAAGCAGATGCTACAAGATGAGTCTGTCCTCAATGACGGAATAAGCAGAGCACTGCAGTCTCTCAGCCCAGAAAG TCAGGTggtgtgtgaggcagaggaggcatCTGCCTCTTCAGACTCTTTGGGTGAACGACTCTATGACCTCATCGACCTTCACAACACAGGGCACACGGACAAAATCACAG GCATGCTGTTGGAACAGAAGAAGGAGGTCACTCTTCAGCTCCTGTCAGATCCTGAGCTCCTCGAAAAGAAGATCAACATTGCCTTAAAAACACTGCTTGA GCAGGGAGAGCTAGAGGCCAACATGACTGAAAGCTCTGATTCTGAGGTTGAATCCGTTGGAGAAAAACTATTTGACCTCGTAAAGCAGATAGACCCCACCCACTCAGCTGACATCACAG gtATGCTGTTGGAGATGGATTCGGAGAGTTTGAATCAAATTCTGAAAGACCGCTCTATGCTGGAGGTCGCAGTTCAAAGGGCACAGAGTGCTTTAGCAGCCCACACCCATACCCACAGTTCGGAATAG
- the LOC122128489 gene encoding 60S ribosomal protein L28-like, whose translation MSSSHLQWMVIRNCSSYLIKRNGQTYSTEPNNLKSRNSFRFNGLVHRKTVGVEAAADGKGVVVMLKKRAGQRKPANCYEKITVNKNARATLSSLRHIIRKNHYRRDLRMSALRRASAILRSQKPVVVKKKRTRATKTA comes from the exons ATGTCGTCGTCTCACCTGCAATGGATGGTCATCAGGAACTGCTCCAGTTACCTCATCAAGAGGAACGGACAGACCTACAGCACT GAGCCCAACAACCTTAAGTCTCGCAACTCCTTCCGCTTCAACGGCCTTGTGCACCGCAAGACAGTGGGAGTTGAGGCTGCAGCTGATGGAAAGGGTGTTGTCGTCATGCTGAAGAAGAGAGCAG GCCAGCGTAAACCTGCCAATTGCTATGAGAAGATCACAGTCAACAAGAACGCCAGAGCCACGCTGAGCAGCCTGCGCCACATCATCCGCAAGAATCACTATAGGAGAGACCTGCGCATG TCTGCCCTGCGTCGCGCCAGCGCCATACTGCGCAGCCAGAAGCCAGTGGTGGTGAAGAAGAAGCGCACCCGTGCCACCAAGACCGCATAA
- the LOC105911095 gene encoding phosducin-like protein, giving the protein MTTLDDKLLGEKLQYYCSSSEDEDSDHDEDEEGPKTIRDQAVLEPEVEYSADGTAVNTGPKGVINDWRKFKKLETEQRREQKREMEKLIKKLSLTCRSHLDDEKDKEKQKNVQDKIRGKLVAKDADEELDEDDEEFLEQYRQQRMAQMRLALGGGRQFAQVVELSSGEEFLAAVDEEGRGTLVIIHIYEPEVLACQAMEGCMMCLAQQYPLVKFCRVLGSDIGTSAQFRASALPALLLYRGGELVGNLVRISDQLGNDFYATDVEGLLQEYGLLPDKYAQTLANAGANGSIRNSNLAQLSDSDSDLDLD; this is encoded by the exons ATGACGACGCTGGATGATAAGCTCCTGGGTGAGAAGCTGCAGTACTACTGCAGTAGCAGTGAGGATGAGGATAGCGACCacgatgaagatgaagaggggCCTAAAACCATCCGTGACCAGGCAGTGCTGGAACCAGAGGTGGAGTACAGCGCAGATGGCACTGCTGTTAACACAG GACCAAAGGGTGTGATAAATGACTGGCGGAAGTTCAAAAAGTTGGAGACCGAGCAGAGGcgggagcagaagagagagatggagaaactgATCAAGAAGCTGAGCCTCACCTGCCGTTCACATCTGGAtgatgagaaggacaaggagaaacAGAAGAATGTACAGGACAAAATCCGTGgcaag CTTGTAGCGAAGGATGCGGACGAGGAGTTGGAcgaggatgatgaagagttcCTGGAGCAGTACAGGCAGCAGCGCATGGCCCAGATGCGGCTCGCCCTCGGCGGGGGCCGGCAGTTCGCTCAGGTGGTGGAGCTCAGCAGCGGGGAGGAGTTCCTGGCGGCGGTGGATGAGGAGGGCCGCGGCACGCTGGTCATCATCCACATCTATGAGCCTGAGGTCCTGGCCTGCCAGGCCATGGAGGGCTGCATGATGTGCCTGGCACAGCAGTACCCGCTGGTCAAGTTCTGCCGCGTGCTTGGCTCCGACATCGGCACCAGTGCGCAGTTCCGCGCCTCTGCGCTGCCCGCCCTGCTGTTATACCGCGGTGGCGAGCTGGTGGGCAACCTGGTACGCATCAGTGACCAGCTGGGCAACGACTTCTACGCCACCGACGTGGAAGGGCTGCTGCAGGAGTACGGCCTGCTGCCTGACAAGTACGCCCAGACACTGGCCAACGCTGGCGCAAACGGAAGCATCCGGAACAGCAACCTCGCTCAGCTCAGCGACTCCGACAGTGACCTGGACTTAGActag
- the LOC122133346 gene encoding 60S ribosomal protein L37, with protein MTKGTSSFGKRRNKTHTLCRRCGSKAYHLQKSTCGKCGYPAKRKRKYNWSEKAKRRSTTGTGRMRHMKVVFRRFRNGFREGTVPKPRRSAVAASSSS; from the exons ATG ACGAAGGGTACGTCCTCCTTCGGAAAGCGTCGTAACAAGACGCACACACTCTGCCGCCGCTGCGGCTCCAAGGCTTACCATCTCCAGAAGTCTACCTGCGGAAAGTGCGGTTACCCTGCCAAGCGCAAGCGAAAGT ACAATTGGAGTGAGAAGGCCAAGAGACGCAGCACCACTGGCACTGGCCGTATGAGACACATGAAGGTGGTCTTCCGCAGGTTCAG aaATGGATTCCGTGAGGGCACTGTTCCCAAACCCAGACGGTCTGCGGTGGCAGCATCCAGCTCCTCCTAA